One window from the genome of Nitrososphaerota archaeon encodes:
- a CDS encoding pyridoxal phosphate-dependent aminotransferase translates to MERNYLSPPPPPPAIRAAMVKVAERLDKKLPLYDFSSGNVGRLPSKIKLFKEFKIDINNEVHESLLSIAEGLVEGIIESFYPEPKGLSYSPTGGLPYIKRLVLQYFREIHGIPLLNEDINKVTVTAGGQQALISSLRSLKKNTKLLMLRWDYDATSSTAKSHGLVEVRININEDLTIDLSDLESKVAKDSVFYLSMPNNPTGYTSPKDLKSIVEIMVENNGGVIWDAPYIFTILRLSNNKAIYDESFLIKNLEKFKEAASKYHEYMCILSSLSKTCLIAGLRFGMAFSCEEWINNMEAIIGRESLSSPTSSFIIGSAILKHFLKNPISHKWTCNILANRLTILIEEIGDYLLLPGNGAFGALYVIVKTPIDGEKFSSMLIDKYGIVTIPGEAFYGEPVNAIRLSLVSLPWTEEDQEWIKNVRELKKAITNIK, encoded by the coding sequence ATGGAACGCAATTATTTATCTCCACCTCCGCCTCCTCCAGCAATTCGTGCAGCTATGGTTAAAGTAGCAGAAAGACTAGATAAAAAACTTCCATTATATGATTTTAGTAGTGGAAACGTTGGAAGATTACCTTCAAAAATAAAATTATTTAAAGAATTCAAGATAGATATTAATAATGAAGTACATGAAAGTTTATTATCTATTGCAGAAGGATTAGTAGAAGGTATTATAGAATCTTTCTATCCAGAACCTAAAGGTTTAAGCTATAGTCCAACAGGTGGATTACCATACATTAAAAGGCTTGTATTACAATATTTTAGAGAAATACATGGAATACCATTATTAAATGAAGATATTAATAAAGTAACTGTAACTGCAGGTGGTCAACAAGCATTAATTTCATCACTAAGATCCCTTAAAAAGAATACAAAATTATTAATGTTAAGATGGGATTACGATGCAACTTCAAGTACAGCAAAATCACATGGATTAGTAGAAGTTAGAATTAATATTAACGAAGATTTAACAATTGATTTATCAGATTTGGAAAGCAAAGTAGCTAAAGATTCTGTATTTTATTTAAGTATGCCTAATAATCCTACTGGTTATACAAGTCCAAAAGATTTAAAGAGTATCGTTGAAATAATGGTTGAAAACAATGGCGGAGTCATTTGGGATGCACCATACATATTTACAATATTAAGATTAAGTAATAATAAAGCTATATATGATGAAAGTTTCCTTATAAAAAATCTTGAAAAATTTAAAGAAGCAGCAAGTAAATATCATGAATACATGTGCATATTATCAAGTTTATCTAAAACATGTTTAATAGCTGGATTAAGATTTGGAATGGCATTTTCATGCGAAGAATGGATAAATAATATGGAAGCAATTATAGGCAGAGAAAGTTTAAGTAGTCCTACATCTTCATTTATAATTGGATCAGCAATTCTAAAACATTTCTTGAAAAATCCTATATCCCATAAATGGACGTGTAATATTCTAGCAAATAGATTAACAATTCTTATAGAAGAAATAGGAGATTATCTTCTATTACCTGGCAATGGAGCATTTGGAGCATTATATGTAATTGTTAAAACACCAATAGATGGTGAAAAATTTTCATCAATGCTTATAGATAAGTATGGGATTGTAACAATACCTGGTGAAGCATTTTATGGGGAACCAGTGAATGCAATTAGATTATCTCTTGTTTCATTACCATGGACTGAAGAAGATCAAGAATGGATAAAAAATGTTAGAGAATTAAAAAAAGCGATAACAAATATTAAATAA
- a CDS encoding MBL fold metallo-hydrolase — VGACAVTLIDSKGKLILVDTGHFGNRAHLIKALENNKIDPKSIEIVILTHLHWDHCLNIDLFSNAKIYLNEKEYKMGDVIPNFNNLSPEYNKAINNIIKKAILENRKLEIFNGDINLTKDIKLLETPGHSPGHTTILIENDEEKIVCSGDTIALARDYLLEYPDLIFYDKEKAHKSIIKIKNEKPSIIYPGHDRPFKIKNGKIFYLKNAEVEILIRSSLYDNYHIKMINESLNIET; from the coding sequence GTTGGTGCATGTGCAGTAACTTTAATTGATAGCAAAGGGAAATTGATACTTGTAGATACGGGTCATTTTGGAAATAGAGCACATCTTATAAAAGCATTAGAAAATAATAAAATTGATCCAAAATCTATAGAAATTGTTATATTAACACATTTACATTGGGATCATTGTTTAAATATAGATCTTTTTAGCAACGCAAAAATATATTTAAATGAAAAAGAATATAAAATGGGAGATGTAATTCCAAATTTTAATAATTTAAGCCCAGAGTATAATAAGGCAATTAATAACATTATAAAAAAGGCAATATTAGAAAATAGAAAATTAGAAATATTTAATGGAGATATCAATTTAACAAAAGATATAAAATTGTTAGAAACTCCAGGCCATTCGCCTGGTCATACTACAATTCTTATAGAGAATGATGAAGAAAAAATTGTTTGTAGTGGGGATACGATAGCTCTAGCAAGAGATTATTTGTTGGAATATCCTGATTTAATATTCTATGATAAAGAGAAAGCTCATAAAAGCATAATAAAAATAAAAAATGAAAAACCCTCAATAATCTATCCTGGACATGATAGGCCATTTAAAATAAAAAATGGAAAAATATTTTATTTAAAAAATGCTGAAGTTGAAATATTAATAAGAAGTTCATTATATGATAATTATCATATTAAAATGATTAATGAAAGTCTTAATATTGAAACATAA